The window ATGGTTTGCAAAAAAGCATGGGAGCTCAGCACGGTCAGCAATTTCTCAGGAATGCACCGACAATAGTGAATGCTGTCTTTCAAAGAAAATTATTTCACGATGGACGCGCCTTTACTTTCGAAAATCAGGCCAGTGAAGTATTGAATAACCCGGATGAGATGCAGGTTGATTTTTCTGTGGTGCCTGACAAAATCAGAAAGTCCTCTGAATACATTCGATTATTCAAAGCATCTTTTACCGGAACTGAGGATACATTAATCAGCAATCGAAGTATTTTGAAAGCTATTGCAGCTTATGAGCAAACCTTATTTTCATTGAATTCGCGTTTCGATAAAGCAATTCGCGGAGATGAAAATATACTGGAGGCGAATGAAAAGGAAGGGTTTAATATATTTATGGGAAAAGGGAAATGTGGTACCTGTCATTTCCTTCCTTTGTTCAATGGAACCGCGCCTCCATATTATTCAGAATCTGAAATGGAAGTTCTTGGTGTGCCTGCATCGCCGGATACTGTTCATCCAAAATTGGATACTGATCCCGGAAGGGAAAAAGTTATTCCAATGCAGGAGTATCATGCAGCATTTAAAACTCCAACACTTCGAAACATTGAATTCACCGGCCCTTATATGCACAATGGAGTGTACACTTCACTGGAACAAGTTATTGAGTTTTATGAAAAAGGAGGAGGGAAGGGATTGGGATTAGAAATTAAAAACCAATCCCTGGCACATGATAGGTTGAATTTAAATCAGGATGAAAAGAGAAAATTGATTCTTTTTCTTTCGACACTCTCAGATACCAGCGGTTGTACAAATGCTCCGGTACGATTACCTGCTTTTGATTTGTCTTCTGATACGAGGGAGAGGATTGTTGGAGGGGATTACTAAGAAAGAGAGTAGTTGAATGCAACAGTTTAGTTTAATTTTGAATTTTTATCGGTATTTGAACTTGAGCTTGTAATTTATATGAATTTGGGCCTTTTTATTGTTATTTAGATTGGCTCCGACCGGATTCTCTTTTGTAAGCGGATTGTAATTCTTTATTAAAATATTGTTATTGAATATTATTTCATTAATTTTAATCTATGAAAGTTTGAGGCGCGTAGGAAGCGATACTAATCTTGATTTTTAAACAGCGATTTATCATGAAAAGCAGAATATTTTTCCTTTTAATTTTTTCATTGTTATTTTCAATATCCGCGAATTCACAGGATATTATCCGCACCAAAACTGATACAATAAAAGCCAAGGTTCTGGAAATTGGTCTTGATGAAATCAAGTATCGAAATTATAATAACCTTGACGGTCCCATAGTGGTAATTTCAAAATATGATGTTTATGAAATAAATTTTGAGAATGGAACAAAGATGCGGATCACGCCTGATCCCTATGATGTAAATATTGATGTTACTTTGAGAAATAAGTCAAGGTCAATTAAGTTTGAATTTTTTTCTCCTCTCACTAATGACATTGCATTTGGCTATGAAACGATGCTAAAAGTTGGTACGAACCTTGAATTCAAAGCAGCTGTGATTGGGCCCGGGGTCAATCAAAATACCAAGAAAACTTCTGGTTTTTTTGTAAAAGCTGGTGTTAAGTTTCTGAATAGGCCATCATACACTCAACGAGGTGTTAAGCATGTGCATCAATTAAATGGTGCTTATATTAAACCTGAAATAATTTTCAATATGTATTCTTACGATTTTGAGGATTATAATTATTCATATCCCTATACTTATCCTGTGACAAAAAAAATAGTCAGAGTGAGCTATACAAATTTAGCGGCGGATATTGTTTTTGGGAAACAACATATACTTGGCAATTTTATTACTCTTGATTATTATTTTGGTTTTGGTTATGGAATACGTTTGGCAAACAAAAAAACAAATTCACCTTATGACTATACCGGGAATTCAAGTTCCTATGAATATAGTCACGTCTTGCTAGGAAAAAACTTCCCATTAGTTTTGACTACGGGATTAACAATTGGTGTTCTATTTTAACTTGAATTTAGAAAAATTGTTAGAAGGAATGTGCATGAAAGTGGATGATTGTATACAAATCTTATGCAGGTTTCTGAAAATAATGGATGAATAACTTGCATTAGAATTGGTTATGCCGCTTCGCAAATTGAAGTGTAAGTGTATAAATTTTTCTTTTTTTTCAGGTGTGATTTGTTTTGGATTTTTTAGCTAAGTAATGATGGTATCTAATAGCTATGATTAGTGATTGTTTTTGCTAATTCTTTGATCAAGGATTTATTATAATCCATTCTGGGGATTTGGTGTTGGCTTCCATTCCGGTTCTTGGAAATATGAAAGTACTGCCTAATGGAACATATGATCTCAGTATTTTCAATCCAATTCCACTCGGATTTGAAACCACTGTTGGTGCCCGCTATTACTTTACTGACAATATCGGCACATATGTTGAAGCCGGACTTGTAAAAGTTTTATTCAGGCCTGATTAAATTTTAAATTCTTAACTTGTAAAATTCCTGAATGAAAAGCGCGGCTCTCACCGAGAGTCGCGCTTTTATTTTCTTAAAACTTTAAACCTACACTTACTCTTACTCTTACACTATATTTTTATCTCACCACCACAAATTTCTTACTTGACTTAATTTCATTTTGTAACAATTCTAAAGTATAAACACCGGCTGTCAGATCCTGAATTGCAACCCGTACATTTTCTCCTTTTATAGTTCCGGCCAATATGTTTTTTTCAATGGCTACTTTTCCATGACTATTCATCACCCTCAAACGAGTATCATTTTTTGAAAATGAATTCCAACTGATTGAAATTTCATCTCGTGCCGGACTTGGGCTTAGAATAATTTCAGTGACATTTGTATTGAATGTAACAACACTCGGATCCTCATTAATAATCAACGAATCACAGGATGTACATCCATTGGCATCTGTGACACATAGTTGATACTGGCCTGCGGGCAATCCTCCGATAGTGTCTGTACCTGTACTGATGACTGGTGGATACAAGGTATACTGATAAGGAGTAACACCTCCTTCAGCAGTAAAGGAAGTTGCTCCATCAAGGCAGCCTATACAACTTGTTGGGTATGTATTGATAGTAGTGAAGTGTACTGAATCCGAAATTGTAAAGTAAAGTGTATCCGTACAATTAAAAGCATCCTCAAAGCTGATCATATAATTATCGGGTTGCAAATTTTGAACAACGATGAGACCTGAGGAAAAGACAGTGTCAATAATATTAGCTCCAGCCTGTGTATGGATAAAAATGTGGTTTGGTATTATACCGAAAGTGTCGATCGAAATTGAATTGACAGAAGGAGTACATAAATCCTGTACAAAAATATCCGCGTTAGGCAAACAGTCGGGAGGGAAAGGCAAAGTAATTTCATACAATCCTGAGGTGCCGCCATATCCATTTTCCAATACATAAATACTATTCATGTGAATGTCGTCGTCCACGGGATGCGCAAAATCAGAAACAATCCGTGTGGCATTCAATGTATAATTTTGTAATGAAGAATTGAAAGAAAGATCCAGATGAACAAGATCCTGTGATGGATCCACAAAAGGTCCTATGGAAGTGTCAGGAACAGTTGTACATCCGCAGGAATCAAGACCTTCAGTCCAGCTGAGCATAAAACCGTCCATGCTGTAATCAGGATGGAGGATGAAAGATTTGTCAAATACTAATCCCAATGGCGAACGGTGCGCGGTGAATGTTCCCATGGATATTCCAAGATCACTTGCATCCAATACATTTCCATTGATAGTATCGCGGAATTTATCACAATCAGGACCAAAATTCTGGATAGGTTCGTCCGGAACTGTTAATGGATCTAATTGCGGGAAGTCAGGATCATTGTTCCAGAATCCATTTCTCCAGGAACGACTAAAATGTGGGATCAGCGGATCTGTGGCAGGATCAAAAGATGCATCCTGCTGTGGATTACGTGTATCTCCCATTCTCCATGGAAATCCATAGTGATGATTTCTTCTCAACCAGTTCATTTCTTCATTGTGATCACGATCACCGGAATTTTCTACACCAAATAAATTACCATCATGATCAAATGCCATATCAAAGGTGTTACGAATACCATTTGCGTAAACATAACCGCTATTCTCCAGCCATGCGCTGTCATTTTGAAGAATGATGGTGTTCGCATCATGAGTGGGAAGTTTGAAAACTCTTGCAGTGAGTGGTTCATTACGAACTCCCGGGTAGATTCCATAACGTGTCTGAATTTCACCGTGGTCTCCACGCGCTCCAGAGCAAATTACAAGACTGTCACCACTTGGATCCACTGTCATTCCACTGTATAAATGATCAAAATAATCTGCAGTCTTGTATGGGTCGGTTTCCATGAGTGTGGACCAGGTGCGTGTACCATTTGGCTCCAATACTCCACGCGCAATGATTCCGATAGTGAGTGGAGTGGAAGAACCATTGTTTCCACTGACATACATTATGCTGTCATGAATATCCATTCCCTGAATGTATTCCACTCCATGATCAGCAGTAGTATATACGAGTGAATCGTATGCAGGTCCTGATGAAGGTCGGATAACGACATAAATATTCCCCTGTGTATCCGTATAGTAAAGCTGTCCATCAACCGGATTATAGGAGACACGAATTGCGCCATCCCGTATTGTCAGAATTCTGGTTATCCCTATTCCGGGCGCCAATGCCTGAGGGTTGCTTTGAGCACAAACATCAAGAAGTACATTTTGAAATATCAAACTGAAAAGTAAAAAGAGGTAAGTAGAATGTTTATACATGATATAAATTTTTAGAATATAGAGTAAACATACAAAAAGTAAATTTGAGTTCTAAGGTTGAGTGATTGGTTGTCAATTGATATTAGATTTAATGTTGTCTATCCGGTCAATATTTTAGTAAATTTTCCTTTGACCCGTTTAGTTGTAAGAAGCTGAAATACAACTATATAGGAGGCTTTGAATAGCGCTGTTGATTGTCATGGTTGTGAATCAATTTTGTGTCAGAATTGTATCCTGAAATAAGTACCCTGAGATTAGGTTATATTTTGAATTGTCCTTATTTTTAAAAATAATATTGCTTCCTTGATTTCATGAAAAATTACCTGACACAACCTATTAATTTTGCCGGACTGACAAAAGGCGAAGAGCAGAGTACCTGTGGCTTGCATCAATCCATTGCGCAAAGAATCCACCTTTTGCTTGTAACCAATCTTGGTGAATTCAGAGTCGATCCGACCTTTGGATGCATCATTTGGGAGCATGATTTTGAAAATATGTCGAATCTCAATTTGTGGAAAGACAAAATGATGCGTTCTGTAAAGGAAGGTCTCGAGAAATTTGAAAAACGATTGTTTAATTGTCAGGTGAATATTGAATTGAGTCAGCAAGAATTTGATGGAGGAGAGGCATTAAGAAGAATAAAAAGAAGAGTGGACATTAAGGTGAATGCAAAGATCAAAAAAACAAATGAAGCATTTTTATTTGAAGAGACATTACTGATTAGTCCTGTTTGGCTGGATTAAGTTTTTATAATCTTAAAACAGCAATTATTTCTAGACTAAATTCTAAAAGCTCATTATTACTTGAATGGAGAGTAGCGAACTAACAACAGAACGCATCCGAAGCAGGATGCTTAAAAATGCGGCCAGGATCTGGGGAGCGGAGAGCGAAGATGTAGAATCTTCCTTCGACCCGCTTGTTACAATGATGATTGAGGCCTGTGCCTCTGAATTGAATAAAATCAATGGAGAAATACTGACCTCTCAATCCAGAATTT of the Bacteroidota bacterium genome contains:
- a CDS encoding GPW/gp25 family protein, translating into MKNYLTQPINFAGLTKGEEQSTCGLHQSIAQRIHLLLVTNLGEFRVDPTFGCIIWEHDFENMSNLNLWKDKMMRSVKEGLEKFEKRLFNCQVNIELSQQEFDGGEALRRIKRRVDIKVNAKIKKTNEAFLFEETLLISPVWLD